The following coding sequences lie in one Prochlorococcus marinus XMU1419 genomic window:
- the petN gene encoding cytochrome b6-f complex subunit PetN: MIFQIGWAALAAIFTFSIAMVVWGRNGDGSIDI; the protein is encoded by the coding sequence ATGATCTTTCAAATAGGTTGGGCTGCATTAGCTGCAATTTTTACTTTTTCAATCGCCATGGTTGTTTGGGGTAGAAATGGTGATGGCTCTATTGACATATGA
- the psb29 gene encoding photosystem II biogenesis protein Psp29 has product MSQHTLTLLRFTYKKLKEKLTVSDSKKLFHERFPYVIPGLYKRIVDEMLVELNLLNHQNEFKQDYLFCIGLTETFKELTKGYKPEKHLDLLFESLCGSSNFESNEIKEISQKTLEKFKNKSSKDILRFLKEKSESKPYPSRILNLGIYILISKAQDFKDQKESEINNMISDIFENLSLSPNKAEKDIGIYKNSISKLEQAKELMEELRIKDKKK; this is encoded by the coding sequence TTGAGTCAACATACGCTAACCTTATTAAGGTTTACATATAAAAAATTGAAAGAAAAATTGACTGTTTCAGATAGCAAAAAGTTATTTCATGAACGATTCCCTTACGTTATTCCAGGTCTATACAAAAGAATAGTTGATGAAATGCTTGTCGAATTAAACCTTTTAAATCATCAAAATGAGTTTAAACAAGATTATCTCTTTTGCATTGGTCTCACTGAAACATTCAAAGAATTAACAAAAGGATACAAACCTGAGAAACATTTGGACCTACTATTTGAATCTTTATGCGGTTCTAGCAATTTTGAATCAAATGAAATAAAGGAAATTTCTCAAAAAACTCTAGAAAAATTTAAGAATAAGTCGTCAAAGGATATATTGAGATTTTTAAAAGAAAAAAGTGAATCCAAACCTTACCCTTCAAGGATATTGAACTTAGGGATTTATATATTAATTTCAAAGGCCCAAGATTTTAAAGATCAAAAGGAATCCGAAATAAATAATATGATATCTGATATTTTTGAGAACTTAAGTTTGTCTCCTAATAAAGCAGAAAAAGATATTGGAATTTACAAGAACAGCATATCAAAACTGGAACAAGCAAAAGAATTAATGGAAGAATTAAGAATAAAGGATAAGAAAAAATAA